The nucleotide sequence GGCAGGCTTTCGCCGCGGGAAAGCATTTCCCGCACCTTGGTACCGCTGAGAAAGACCCAGTCTTCCCTGGTGTGATCCGGGTGTTGGCCCATCATCACCACCCGGTTGAGTTTGCGCGACCAGGCCGTATGATCCGCCTTGAAGATCTTTATTTCCAGGGCCCCCTCCGGCACGTCCTCGTCGAAAATGGCCTGGGCATCGAACGGCCCGTAGTAACTGCCGCAGCCGGCATGGTCACGGCCCACGATCAGGTGGGTGCAGCCGCAGTTCTGGCGAAAGATGGCATGCAACACCGCTTCGCGTGGCCCGGCGTACAGCATGTCAAAACCGTAGCCGGTAATCAGAACTGTATTCGGGGGGAAATAAAGCTCCACCATTTTGCGGATGGCGGCGTCGCGCACCTCCGCGGGCATATCACCTTTCTTTAATTTGCCCAGCAGCATGTGAATCAGGATGCCGTCGGCATTGACCGCTTCCCTGGCCATGCGGCACAATTCCTCGTGGGCGCGGTGCATGGGGTTACGGGTCTGAAAGGCCACCACGGTTTTCCACCCCAATTTGTCAATCTCTTCGCGGATCTGCCAGGCGGTGCGGAAGGTTTCCGGAAAATCGGTGGCGAAATAAGAGAAGTTCAATACCTGGATGGGGCCGGAGACAAGGTAATCACCCTGGGCCATGAAGGCCGACACTCCGGGATGTTCGGGGTCGATGGTGCGAAACACCTTTTGCGCAATCTCCCGCTTGTCCTCGGAACTGAGGCGTTCCACGGCGTGAACGGTCTGTACGGCCAGCACAGGTTCATTCGCGACATTGGGATCCCTGAGCGCGATGCGGTCTCCCGCCTCAATGGTTCCCGGATCCGCCACCATGTTCAGGGCGGGCACGGGCCAGAACAGGCCGTCACGGGTTTGCATCCTGCGCGCCACCTGCATGGCGTCTTCACGGTTCATGTATCCATCCAGGGGCGTAAAATAACCGCTGCCCAGCATCACGGCGTTGGCCGCGGCAGCGGAACTCACAGTAACGGCGGGCAAAGATGCGGCTTCCCGCTCCAGTTTCTCTCGTTGCGCATCATCGCGGACATAGAGGGGATTGAGTTGGTCTGATCCATGGGGTTTAACCATCTTTTGCCTCCTTTGATCCCAACGAATGGCTCTTGGTAAAAAAGCCGGGGCGCGAATCCGCTGACCGGGTTTTCGCAACACAAAAAGCGGTAAAACGCGCGGGGGGAATGTGTCAGTATACCCCAATCCCGGTTCATGTCAAGCTGACCTTGACAGTCGGACATGTAGAGCCTAACATGTGTAAAAATCAGGAAAACTGAAATGAGCAAGAAAATCAAGGATAATGACAATGCCGTGATCCGATGCACCCGCACCACGCCCGTTTGCGCAAACAACCATA is from Candidatus Aminicenantes bacterium and encodes:
- the sat gene encoding sulfate adenylyltransferase; translation: MVKPHGSDQLNPLYVRDDAQREKLEREAASLPAVTVSSAAAANAVMLGSGYFTPLDGYMNREDAMQVARRMQTRDGLFWPVPALNMVADPGTIEAGDRIALRDPNVANEPVLAVQTVHAVERLSSEDKREIAQKVFRTIDPEHPGVSAFMAQGDYLVSGPIQVLNFSYFATDFPETFRTAWQIREEIDKLGWKTVVAFQTRNPMHRAHEELCRMAREAVNADGILIHMLLGKLKKGDMPAEVRDAAIRKMVELYFPPNTVLITGYGFDMLYAGPREAVLHAIFRQNCGCTHLIVGRDHAGCGSYYGPFDAQAIFDEDVPEGALEIKIFKADHTAWSRKLNRVVMMGQHPDHTREDWVFLSGTKVREMLSRGESLPVEFSRPEVAAILGEYYRSVGDGS